The genomic stretch ATCCGCCATGGGCGATGACTTCTGTATCTTCATTGTCGACCGTTCTACTCACGTGGCGAACAATGGTTCGATACCGAAGACCGTTGTCAACGCCCATCTTTCAGTGCTTATGCAGCAGAACTTTCGCCCCAAGATCTGGACGGTAATTCGCGTCGAAAAACTGCTAGATGTGCTAGAAACCATTCACGAACGCATATCCGGAAATGCGGTACAGGCCTATCGGATACGCATCTACCGGAGCCTTATCCGGCAACGACCAGACGTCATGATCAAGCACAGCGAATCCTGGTTTACACACACCCTCAAAGCGTTGATGTCGGTCCAGAAAGACATCAATTCAAGCGCGTTGGACATATGCTCAACCGCTGCAACGACAATCGCGCACGACCGCCAGGTTTGCAAATCAGTTTTGTCCGTACTAAATCGTGTTAAGAGTGACGGCACAACCATCGGAAGTATTTTTGCCAAGGAGCTGGTACGAATGCTGGGCGGCGATCATGCTCCGTTGGTGCCACAGATTTGGGCTGTGGTGACAGCGTTGTTGAAGGATTCAATGAACAGCGACAATTTCAGTTCCTTGGCGGAGTGGCTCCGTGTTTACGAATCTTTCCATGTCTCCGACAAGGACACGGTCAGGATTCATTCCAACGTTGCGTCCGGCTTCTTCATTTATGCCATTAATCTGGGCCCAAATACGAACGAAAGCTGGTCCAAAATGCTTGGGCACACCTCGCTTCATGTACTCAATCGTCGTGTACCCGTGAAGAAAGGCGAGCGAGACGCTGTATCATCTGCATACTTCACGTTGCTGTATTACGCTCTTCGACCAACTGCTTCCTTTGAACAATTGGACCGATACTGGGGTGAATATGTAGCAGATCTTTGGAAGCCTCTGGTCCGGTTGGCTCCTCATCAACACGCCATTCCTGCATGTCGAATTGTGTCTGCTCTGTTAAACGGGTCTCGAAAACCATGGAACGAATACCGGGCTTTGGATCTTCGCGCACAGAATATGATCCAACGCACAGAGCTACCTCTTGTAGATCCTAAGTGGGTCCGGAAGTCAATGGCGCAGGTTCTGCTATTTGTAGAGAACCTCTTGGATGCCACGCTTTGGACCGAAAGCAAAGAGCCTGAGGATCAGCCAGTAAAGATGATGTGGTTGGCCGTATTGGACTCTGTGGTTGAAGCAAGCAGCAAGGAGATCGTGGCGTCTACCGAAACTAAAGACGCAATGGCACATATCATCAACTTGCTGCGTAGAATCTGGGATAGGTATACGGCCAAGTTGGCGGTCCCACAGAAAAAGGAGGACATTTGGGCAGACAAGTTTTGCTTCCTGATAGAGAGTGTTGTGCAGAAACTTGGCGCCTTCCAATTCGCGGAGAAGAGTCTCACACGCAACGGCAGCAACGAGTTCGAAGTAGCATCGACACCATCGCATCGTGCACGGAACCAGGCCACACGTGTATCTCCGCTTCTCTATCTGGTCGATCTCTTGGTGACGCAATCAGAAGGTAAACTGGCCGATCCTGTCCGCCTTCGTGCGATAAAACTCATCGTTGAGCCTTGCTTTGCTGCACAGAATAGCCGCCTGAGCAAGCTGGAGCTCCTTCGGGACTGTGCTACGACCGTTGACGGTTCACTGAAGGGGGTGGTAGCTGCGAAGTTTTGGGCACAAATCGTCACATTGCTTAACGCGACGATGCAGGAGCAGACGTCAGCATCAGATGAGCGTGTGGCTCGTCCACTTGGGAAAGAATACGAACTTGTTGTGGATATTCTGCGTCTAGGATCTGCTTCATTATTGGATCGACCTCATGGTCAGCAAGTCTTGTTGACCTTCATCGAGACGGTCCGACGAGAAGTAGGAGAGGGTGCGCTCGTTATCGCAGTCATTGAAAAGGTCTCTGAGTCTGTCTTGAAGCGTATATCGGATGATGAAACAGTCTCTGGTTTGTCGTACGCGAGCATTCTACTCCGTAACCTGCCGAAACAAATGAACCGTAAAGTATTGGACCAAGCCCGGCAAATCCTCTGGCCTTCAAACTCAACGACAGCACGCAACCCCGACTCTGATCCCTATGTTCATCTGTATGGTGCCATAGCCGCCATTGGATCAGCTGCATATCAGGATCTTGACAGGAAAGACGTTGAGCCTACCAAAGGCTTTCTTGCTGCGCTCAGCGCTTCCATTCAACACTGTTCAACATCTCATCTCGCTGTCTACTTGCGCAAGATACAGGAGTTAGTTGGGATCTGGATCGAAGACCCTGAGAGGAAGTTGCATAGCAAAGACGAGCCATTGAAGAGCGTACATCGTGAGGTTGTTAGCATGTGGCAAGAGGTCAGCAAAGCCGTGGAACGACTGCCTCGAAAGGATAGCCAGATCCTACTCCAGTTGGAGAGTTTGATGACTACAGGTTTCTTGAGCAGGCGCCGAAGTATCGTGAATGTCTCCATTGCGACTTGGAATAGGACTTTTGGGAAAGAAGACACCTTGAAGTATCCTCTTCGCCTTGAGACCGCCTTGCGTCTGTTGCGAAACAACGTCGAGCTTTGCTTGCCGTCCCTAGAAGCCCGAGAAGAGGACGCCGTAAGTGTGTTTCGTAAGTCAACTTTACTATCGCTAATCTTTGACCAGGACACCATGGTCTCATTCTACGATTCGGACACTACAACTGAGGAACCCAAACGCGCTTTCAAGAGTCCCCGTGTCAAGGAATCACCCTTTAGGATCTCCAAATCTCTACGATCCAAGTCACGATCCCCAGCAGTGCCGACTTCAGCCCGAAGGACATCTTCGCGACAGACACCAAAGATTCGTTTGCGACACGATGACTCACAGATTGCCTTTGAGCCTATTCCCTCTTCACCATCGAATCCGTTCAACCAAGACTCGCAGGTGTTGACTGAGCGCCAGAAGGAGATGCTTGATCGCCAGAGGCTCAGCACTGGTCTCTTTTCCAAGATGGGTGCTCTCTCACCTCAACCAGAAGAGGCGCCATCGCCCATGGAAATTGACTCAGATGCCTTTACCACGGATGATTTGCCGCAATCTGCTCGAGCTACACCGCTCAAAGCTCTCGCAGCAATGGACCCTATGGATGGCTTCCTCGGGTCCTCGCCCACACCACATGCTCGTAGGAGCACTCGTCACATCGTCAGCGACGATACCAATATTGCCACTCCAACTGCTGTACGTAGCATTCAGTTTGCCAACGACGACCTTGGCTCTTCTCCGCCCCGCTTTGAGAAAGAGAGTGGGTTGAATGGCGATATTCTGGTAAGGTCCAGCTTCGATTTTCGTCAACCAGAAACCTCGTGTTCTGTGTCCTTCGATGAAGGTACGACGATAGATGAGGCGCTTCTAGACGCTGTTGCACGTCACGAGGATCAAGACATAAGCTCCAATTTTCCTTCGGACGCAATCATGTCGGAACTTCCCAGCTCCACCATAGATCTCCAGCTCACAGCGCAAATCGACGCGGACATGCAAACACACGAAGAAGTCGCGGATACAGCACAGGAGTCAAAGCAACAGTTTGTGGATGCAGCGTCCCACCCACAGTCTTCTGTTGTAGACGACCAGGGTGGCAGCGACACCGAAGTTGACGACTCACAAACACCAACTCGCGCTATCCGTGCAACGCGTAGCTCCCAGGTCACGGGGAGCAGCACAAGTCGAGTAAACGATTCCTTCAAGAGTCCTACAAAGGCAACGCCATCCTCCCTCCGCCGCTCAACCCGGCAATCCACAGGAGGCAGCCCAGCCCAACCCGCCAGCAGCAAAAAGCGCAAGCAAACACCcagcaagaagaagacacCAAAAGACAcagaaaaagaagaaaaagaagaagaagaaccTACTGTCggtgacgacgacgacggaCTCATCGACAACATCACCGTCCTCCCCTTCCCCGAAAAGCCCACCCGCTCCAACAAGCGCAAATCCACACACCCCTCCCCCAGCGCCGTGTCCTCGCCTGCCACTCGCAAAAAGGCATCCCTCCGCCGCTCGCGCTCGCAACTAAGCCAAGTTGAAAACCAAACCCCCCACGCGCACGACATCTCCCGCATAGAAGACACACCGCTCCCCAAACGCGCCCGCCAAACCACCGACCAAGACGTCAGCGACGCACGCAGAACCTCCGGTGGCGGTAGCGCCATTCCCGAGAGCCAATCCACGACTCCAGGTAGTGGCACTAAGCGGTTAAGTCACGTCCAAGTGTCGCCTCGACCGCAGAGTTCTTCTAGTATCAAAGTCGATGTTGATACGCCTTCTCAACCTCAGCAGGCACTCCAGCGCCGACCCAGTCAAATAGAAGAAACCCACGATATCAAACCTTCCCTCGACCAACAACAAAGGCAGTCGTCCACGCCCTCTCGCTCCTTCGCCGAACGCGTTATCCTCACGCCGCGGAGTATAATTCAACAGCTCAAGAGTCTGAAGGATTATCTGTTTAGTGCGCCGGTGGCTGTGAtggggagggaggagcgcATGGTTATTGATCATGCGTTGTTTGATATTCGGGAGAGGGTGTTGCATCGGGGTGGGGATGGGGGTGGTGAGGAACAGGGGTAGGGTTGGGGACAGtgaagaaaaagaagaagggATAGGGAAGCGGgagtgggagaaggaggggGAATCAAGTAATGTAATGGATGAGAAAGTTATGTTGAATATTACGAGTATTTGAATACGTACATCGCTAGCATTTGGATAGGACAAAAGCGAGAAAGAAATGATAGAGAGGGGAAAAAGGAGAAGATGATTAATATATATATCGCATCATATACCCCCGTAGAACGGCGAACAAGGTTGAAATGCAGTCAATGTTTTACCATTGATTACACCGACATACACATGCGCATCACTCACTCGACACTCCACAATAAATACACAGCAGCACAGTCAAGTAACTCCCATTTCATGCTCATGTAATCATATCATGTCCTCTCTCGCTCTCTTTACAGGGGGCCTGCCTATGCTTTTCCCTATCCACCCATCTACTCCGACCTATGTATACCACCATACACATACCACACCCTACCCCATCACCCCCACACAACGCCGCCTTTGCCCCTCAAACCCCTCACCCCGCATTCCCTTACACAAGTATACACCCCCCTTTCATAAGTAAAACCAGCCAGAAAAGAAAAATGCTTAGTTGGCGACTACAAGCTCCTCGAGCAAGATCGGAACCATAGGTGAAGCAACAACCAGACAAACTACTGCAGAAGAGGATCGCGGAAGTGTTTTTGGAAGTTGTGACGTTTTTCGTTGCCAGCCTGGTATCTGGTGCGAGCGCGCTGCTCCTTTTGGCGGTCGCGCTTCTCGACGGCGGCGATTTCCTTCTTTTTAGAGTCGGTGACGCCGAGCATGCCTGTGCCGCCGTTTGCACGGGACATGAGCTGCTGCTTGCGGTCGCGGCGTCCGCGGACTTGTAGTTGTCGGCCGTCTGTTTGCTCACCGTCCATGGGGGTGTCACCGTCCTCgtcctcatcttcttcgtcgccaGCGGTGATGGCGCCGGGTATGGCGAGGCGTTGGGCTTCCTCCATGCGCTCGGCGACGCCGGGGTAATTGCGCAGGTTTTGGCGGTAGTACTTGTTAAGTGAGCGGTGGCCGGCGGTGCGGCCGGATGGGAGATGTAGTTCGTACTCGTCGTAGTAGACGGCTTGAGGTGTGTGGTGTGCGTGTGAGTGGAAGCCGTCGGCAGCGCGATGGGGACGGGGATCTGCATGGTTGTGGTGCTTTGACTTGCTGAGCGACTTGTGTCGATGTGTGCGGTCGATGGGCACGGCGGTGATTTCGTCGGTAGGTACGCTTGAGACAGTACTGTCAGTCTCCCAACCTGCGTCTTCCTCTGCG from Pyrenophora tritici-repentis strain M4 chromosome 1, whole genome shotgun sequence encodes the following:
- a CDS encoding Rif1-N domain containing protein — encoded protein: MVSKFDSLAARPPTPPKDLHDTGPDETLQFLEDPFGEKPIPPRLVEAKKVPNTPEQSPSSDISIPSSSASARKRVNFELCDIPNRTAIAHSWTPTRSSPLRPLPQTRLIQPLKSILKPSDSTPTPPPTDDAATAHKFKSFAEMLESIVKQLASSERSSRLDAYHSLYRTMQAYDNIPDEHALKQKMSLLTQFIQRDILATSPTGTGLDSQMIGQATKLLLALFRVSDITSAMGDDFCIFIVDRSTHVANNGSIPKTVVNAHLSVLMQQNFRPKIWTVIRVEKLLDVLETIHERISGNAVQAYRIRIYRSLIRQRPDVMIKHSESWFTHTLKALMSVQKDINSSALDICSTAATTIAHDRQVCKSVLSVLNRVKSDGTTIGSIFAKELVRMLGGDHAPLVPQIWAVVTALLKDSMNSDNFSSLAEWLRVYESFHVSDKDTVRIHSNVASGFFIYAINLGPNTNESWSKMLGHTSLHVLNRRVPVKKGERDAVSSAYFTLLYYALRPTASFEQLDRYWGEYVADLWKPLVRLAPHQHAIPACRIVSALLNGSRKPWNEYRALDLRAQNMIQRTELPLVDPKWVRKSMAQVLLFVENLLDATLWTESKEPEDQPVKMMWLAVLDSVVEASSKEIVASTETKDAMAHIINLLRRIWDRYTAKLAVPQKKEDIWADKFCFLIESVVQKLGAFQFAEKSLTRNGSNEFEVASTPSHRARNQATRVSPLLYLVDLLVTQSEGKLADPVRLRAIKLIVEPCFAAQNSRLSKLELLRDCATTVDGSLKGVVAAKFWAQIVTLLNATMQEQTSASDERVARPLGKEYELVVDILRLGSASLLDRPHGQQVLLTFIETVRREVGEGALVIAVIEKVSESVLKRISDDETVSGLSYASILLRNLPKQMNRKVLDQARQILWPSNSTTARNPDSDPYVHLYGAIAAIGSAAYQDLDRKDVEPTKGFLAALSASIQHCSTSHLAVYLRKIQELVGIWIEDPERKLHSKDEPLKSVHREVVSMWQEVSKAVERLPRKDSQILLQLESLMTTGFLSRRRSIVNVSIATWNRTFGKEDTLKYPLRLETALRLLRNNVELCLPSLEAREEDADTMVSFYDSDTTTEEPKRAFKSPRVKESPFRISKSLRSKSRSPAVPTSARRTSSRQTPKIRLRHDDSQIAFEPIPSSPSNPFNQDSQVLTERQKEMLDRQRLSTGLFSKMGALSPQPEEAPSPMEIDSDAFTTDDLPQSARATPLKALAAMDPMDGFLGSSPTPHARRSTRHIVSDDTNIATPTAVRSIQFANDDLGSSPPRFEKESGLNGDILVRSSFDFRQPETSCSVSFDEGTTIDEALLDAVARHEDQDISSNFPSDAIMSELPSSTIDLQLTAQIDADMQTHEEVADTAQESKQQFVDAASHPQSSVVDDQGGSDTEVDDSQTPTRAIRATLENQTPHAHDISRIEDTPLPKRARQTTDQDVSDARRTSGGGSAIPESQSTTPGSGTKRLSHVQVSPRPQSSSSIKVDVDTPSQPQQALQRRPSQIEETHDIKPSLDQQQRQSSTPSRSFAERVILTPRSIIQQLKSLKDYLFIM